Proteins found in one Crassostrea angulata isolate pt1a10 chromosome 3, ASM2561291v2, whole genome shotgun sequence genomic segment:
- the LOC128177767 gene encoding codanin-1-like — MASILEYILSGELPVDTLVSFLKRSPTNEIVTQKENIPIQLTEFNHLHQEFIPFFLNYLRDQTIHLLQNSKSTTPSPAKTPSAQKIKKCVDENKSSSSSSKRVQLFGASPGDGIDDIKPTSGSFFSPNTSTEFRTPTLKTPSNQDNRGKGDRKSGAVCIGESVKSQNFPAGWNSLEKDHKSRGSKSNTPHSGSKSNQDGRSRHRFSLGEFIVSPEVSNSSGKKKNSPFSSGRKNERCTDNTPSPIATQVKSGHNKRHSVESDYRNFIQTAPVFSLGSTDEFPPVGGDGKPVTPRMHDLAGDKGNLTNMILRNSPNFDNTPRALKSNSITKSRRISFTTVSTGQQEGSTESNNTPSRRINPTPVSGKPFRRQTNAFIEQESTENKESSPGGDSSHLEEERELLRREKAKRIQSKAENKSEGLDFPSCNTPTKLLDRSVSTVDIVVADIAEVTHRIELDKLVHLYSACLSENLFPNLTMELYFLMQLLTSRSIDMELIAVCGEDVLENNFFSTVHNAVFFAVSVMTQQKRLLQCLDKGTLRLLSENTRITQFSPDLSSWLSDILDSKNQQVGPVYSKSPIGSVSFQAETDNRKNFPDDRTFHLFKRQRDGFYEILRLWERQHMTPGWSVSEALGDRIRALVSAKTELSNHLHFARLFQSQLIAMCKGDSSVMVETGDENIALLNQLKRSNPEKFKKLQERFFKPLSFGGPCPVPAFPGCQEFFHDFIIAASSTIFNQHLSDTFASKILELNSLNFISEEETGNEDSDDELKEIFISNLFTLRLLGKFLGFITFLPYRTTMKLPDEMEATYLSIRKNHLPYLDLVKCIKEALTLSRLTLTVPWVVEFLSMMDVVAPKIDHFQLTLYLLLVIHRACWRDLDRGSYGYLLIVTMISWLLDISVIPEGFFFVEIPVHVFEIVSSVKQKSTTHLDSIGFVDQSVYYSCCPYLLELRTLLTEFAVGSSSKTSTIRKITPISAEDTSVHKPSDVQIQLQLEENFFHNHPASLRRCVDFVAERTASNFIKKFRTSSLQTLLTQSREALNTHLMAQAGGSPSGKAKDKLQHDILKIAQDHVAQAKAVVAKDVGSYCEGRIKALVLLLLPDEQSESVKQTATEISTRLSQEKVHSWINKHITVQMFQSELSLELDRILKSQLLNQTRSVSGPAEISVSGNPVESGFEVIAKEHDDSTRFPSDVLIDIKDMVKLVILKNVSPEKIAVKNLLVETKTILEKRQDWLPGIFRSFGQLILDLCLSLMCYFPEDWTVEDLDEFEVLWTGSLKSAIPFSSAVNSYTFKLLEDSPKPKFAWMNFEELLLMFLRLSLLSTSDLQQSCLNVLSGTQDYVENLAVCLCHIVEKLETDPDHCTDECELGDVLEWIYQVCGAESPVSHLILQTLKLDSPPGHESGGSVTDHSPIRLDSRSDSSSETDKVHGKDRPSNSESNLVECLHKNKKLCSKMNKCSNNCCERMDGIHVKLDGLSVSMQDLDVSVPK; from the exons ATGGCATCAATATTAGAGTATATTTTGAGTGGAGAGCTTCCAGTGGACACCCTGgtgtcatttttgaaaagaagccCAACTAATGAGATTGTTACACAGAAG gaGAATATTCCAATTCAACTGACTGAGTTCAACCATTTGCATCAAGAATTCATTCCTTTTTTCTTGAATTATCTACGGGATCAAACAATACATCTTCTACAAAACTCAAAGTCAACAACACCATCACCTGCTAAAACCCCTTCAGCTCAGAAGATAAAGAAATGTGTCGACGAAAATAAAAGTTCCTCGTCATCATCAAAGAGAGTTCAGCTTTTTGGTGCAAGCCCTGGCGATGGAATTGATGACATAAAACCAACCAGTGGGTCATTTTTCTCCCCTAACACATCAACTGAGTTTAGAACACCCACTTTGAAAACACCTTCAAATCAAGATAACAGAGGGAAAGGAGACAGAAAATCAGGTGCTGTGTGCATAGGGGAATCTGTTAAAAGCCAGAACTTCCCTGCAGGATGGAATTCATTGGAGAAGGACCATAAATCTAGGGGTAGTAAAAGCAATACTCCACATAGTGGAAGCAAAAGTAATCAGGATGGCAGATCAAGACATAGATTCAGTCTTGGAGAGTTCATAGTGTCCCCAGAAGTATCAAACTCTTCAGGAAAGAAGAAGAATTCTCCTTTTTCTTCTGGCAGAAAAAATGAGAGGTGCACTGACAATACTCCTTCACCTATTGCCACTCAAGTAAAGTCTGGCCACAACAAGCGTCATTCAGTTGAATCTGACTATAGAAATTTTATTCAGACAGCCCCCGTGTTTAGCTTGGGTAGTACAGATGAGTTTCCACCTGTTGGGGGAGATGGTAAACCAGTCACACCGAG AATGCACGACCTTGCAGGGGATAAGGGCAATCTAACAAATATGATTTTGAGAAATTCCCCAAACTTTGACAACACTCCTCGAGCACTGAAATCTAATTCTATCACAAAGTCTCGTAGAATTAGCTTCACCACCGTGAGTACTGGTCAACAAGAGGGGTCTACAGAGTCAAATAACACGCCCTCCAGAAGGATTAACCCTACCCCTGTCTCGGGGAAGCCTTTTCGCAGACAGACAAATGCCTTCATAGAACAAGAATCTACAGAAAACAAGGAAAGCAGTCCTGGTGGTGACTCAAGTCACTTGGAGGAGGAAAGAGAATTACTCAG gaGAGAGAAAGCCAAGCGTATTCAAAGCAAAGCTGAAAACAAATCTGAGGGCCTGGACTTCCCGTCCTGTAATACACCCACCAAGTTACTGGATCGCTCTGTGAGCACTGTAGACATAGTCGTGGCCGACATAGCTGAGGTCACACACCGAATTGAATTGGATAAGTTAGTACATCTGTACTCAGCCTGTCTCAGTG aAAATTTATTTCCCAATCTGACTATGGAGTTGTACTTTCTGATGCAGTTGTTAACCTCACGCAGTATTGACATGGAGCTTATAGCTGTGTGTGGTGAAG aTGTGCTggaaaataatttcttttccaCTGTTCATAATGCTGTTTTTTTTGCTGTTAGTGTTATGACGCAACAAAAGAG GCTGCTACAGTGCCTTGATAAAGGGACACTAAGGCTTTTGTCAGAGAACACAAGAATCACGCAATTCTCTCCAGATCTGAGCAGTTGGTTGTCGGACATTTTAGACagcaagaatcaacag GTTGGTCCTGTATACTCAAAGTCTCCTATTGGAAGTGTGTCATTCCAAGCAGAAACTGACAACAGGAAAAACTTCCCTGATGACAGAACATTTCACTTATTTAAAAGACAAAg GGACGGGTTTTACGAGATTCTTCGTTTATGGGAGCGACAACACATGACCCCTGGCTGGTCCGTCAGCGAAGCCCTGGGAGACAGGATTCGGGCTCTGGTCAGCGCCAAAACGGAACTCTCCAATCACCTTCACTTTGCCAGGCTGTTCCAGTCCCAGCTTATTGCT ATGTGTAAAGGGGATAGCAGTGTGATGGTTGAAACTGGAGATGAAAACATTGCCTTGTTAAATCAGTTAAAGCGCTCCAatccagaaaaatttaaaaa ATTACAGGAGAGATTTTTCAAGCCTCTGAGTTTCGGTGGACCCTGCCCTGTACCTGCATTCCCAGGGTGTCAGGAATTCTTCCATGACTTTATCATTGCTGCCTCCAGCACTATTTTCAATCAGCACCTGAGTGATACCTTTGCTTCCAAAATCTTAGAG TTGAACTCTCTGAACTTTATATCTGAAGAAGAAACAGGAAATGAAGATTCTGATGAT GAACTAAAAGAAATCTTTATTTCCAATTTATTCACGCTGAGACTTTTGGGAAAgtttctcggctttataactttCCTACCATATCGAACAACCATGAAATTGCCAGATGAAATGGAAGCAACATATTTGTCGATCAGGAAAAAT CACTTGCCATACCTGGACTTAGTGAAATGTATCAAAGAGGCCCTGACCCTCAGTCGTCTGACCCTTACTGTTCCCTGGGTGGTGGAATTCCTCAGCATGATGGATGTGGTGGCTCCCAAAATTGACCATTTTCAGCTGACACTGTATTTACTGTTGGTCATTCACAG AGCTTGTTGGAGAGACTTGGACCGAGGCAGTTATGGCTACCTGCTCATTGTGACAATGATTAGCTGGTTGTTAGAT ATATCTGTTATACCAGAGGGCTTCTTCTTTGTTGAGATTCCTGTTCATGTTTTCGAGATTGTGTCATCCGTCAAACAGAAATCCACAACTCACTTG GATAGCATTGGATTTGTGGACCAGAGCGTGTATTACTCCTGTTGCCCATACTTAC TGGAGCTAAGGACCCTGTTGACAGAGTTTGCAGTGGGAAGCAGCAGTAAAACTTCAACCATCAGAAAAATCACTCCCATCTCTGCAGAAGACACAAGTGTTCATAAACCATCAGATGTTCAAATCCAG CTACAATTGGAGGAGAATTTTTTCCACAACCACCCGGCCTCTCTACGGAGATGTGTGGACTTTGTGGCAGAGAGGACTGCCTCCAACTTCATCAAGAAGTTCCGCACGTCCTCGTTACAGACTCTCCTCACCCAGAGTCGAGAGGCGCTGAACACCCACCTCATGGCCCAGGCTGGCGGGTCTCCTAGCGGGAAAGCCAAG GATAAGTTGCAACATGATATATTAAAGATTGCACAGGATCATGTCGCCCAAGCCAAGGCAGTGGTGGCTAAAGATGTGGGCAG cTACTGTGAGGGTAGGATCAAAGCCCTGGTACTGTTGCTACTGCCAGACGAACAGTCAGAGTCCGTGAAACAGACTGCAACAGAAATCTCAACTCGCCTGTCCCAGGAAAAAGTCCACTCCTGGATCAATAAACACATCACTGTCC AAATGTTCCAGTCAGAGCTCTCTCTGGAGTTGGACAGGATATTGAAATCCCAGCTACTCAACCAGACTCGTTCTGTCAGCGGCCCAGCAGAGATTTCTGTGTCAGGGAATCCGGTTGAAtctggttttgaggtcattgcCAAGGAGCATGATGATAGCACCAGGTTTCCCTCTGATGTACTTATTGACATCAAAGATATGGTGAAGTTGGTCATACTTAAAAACGTCAGCCCTGAAAAAATAGCTGTGAAGAACCTCTTGGTGGAGACGAAAACCATTTTAGAGAAAAGACAG GACTGGCTTCCAGGAATCTTCAGATCTTTTGGCCAACTTATTCTTGACCTCTGTCTTTCATTAA TGTGTTATTTTCCTGAGGATTGGACAGTTGAAGATTTGGATGAGTTTGAGGTGCTGTGGACGGGCTCCTTGAAATCCGCCATTCCATTCTCCTCAGCTGTCAATAGTTACACTTTTAAATTGCTTGAGGATTCTCCAAAGCCAAAG TTTGCCTGGATGAACTTTGAGGAGCTGCTTTTGATGTTCCTTAGACTTTCGTTACTGAGCACCAGTGATCTGCAGCAGAGCTGTTTAAATGTACTGTCTGGAACTCAG GACTACGTAGAAAACTTGGCAGTCTGTCTTTGTCACATTGTGGAAAAGCTGGAAACCGATCCAGATCATTGTACAGACGAGTGTGAGTTGGGAGATGTTCTAGAGTGGATCTACCAAGTTTGTGGAGCAGAGAGCCCAGTGTCACATCTTATACTTCAGACTCTTAAGTTAGATTCCCCACCAGGACACGAGTCAGGTGGGTCTGTAACGGACCACAGTCCGATTCGCTTGGATTCAAGATCTGATAGTTCCAGTGAAACTGATAAAGTCCATGGTAAGGACAGACCAAGTAATTCAGAATCCAACTTGGTGGAGTGTTTGCACAAGAATAAGAAATTGTGTTCTAAGATGAACAAATGTTCAAACAATTGTTGCGAACGAATGGACGGCATTCATGTGAAACTTGATGGCTTGTCTGTTTCTATGCAAGACCTTGATGTTTCAGTGCCCAAATAA
- the LOC128177768 gene encoding uncharacterized protein LOC128177768 gives MGEDKQLIACAIEMNDLLIKHKKLEQQLSCIEAYMENLSARIFATHLQEQEALHINYLHRKSAASSIRRVYQTLRDNTSRQIQTLSHRIMCILQPGIPTAVEDPIEVLTSLTDRDDLVQELTQTFCTLKRSS, from the exons ATGGGGGAGGACAAACAACTGATAGCCTGTGCCATTGAAATGAATGATCTTCTTATAAAACACAAGAAACTTGAGCAGCAGCTTTCCTGTATAG AGGCCTACATGGAAAATTTGTCAGCCAGAATATTTGCCACGCATCTCCAAGAACAAGAGGCCCTACATATTAACTACCTTCACAGAAAGTCTGCTGCAAGCTCCATAAGGAGGGTCTATCAGACCCTCAGAGACAACACCAGCAGACAGATTCAGACCCTGTCACACAGAATAATGTGTATTCTACAGCCGGGGATCCCAACCGCTGTGGAGGATCCCATAGAGGTGTTGACAAGCCTGACAGACCGTGATGATTTGGTGCAGGAACTGACACAGACATTTTGCACTTTAAAACGTAGTTCTTGA